From a region of the Streptomyces sp. NBC_01454 genome:
- a CDS encoding ABC transporter ATP-binding protein, producing MNPPLGSLLSAQDVRKAYGRTVALDGAEFSVHPGEVVAAMGPSGSGKSTLLHCLAGIVAPDSGSIVYNGREMAGMSDAERSLLRRSEFGFVFQFGQLVSELTCVENVALPLRLNGMSRKEAERNALTRMERLEVDALAKKRPGEISGGQGQRVAVARALVTDPRLLFADEPTGALNSLNGERVMELLTEAARSTNAAVVLVTHEARVAAYSDREVVVRDGKSRDMERSV from the coding sequence GTGAATCCGCCCCTTGGTTCCCTGCTCTCCGCGCAGGACGTGCGCAAGGCGTACGGCCGGACCGTCGCCCTCGACGGCGCCGAGTTCTCCGTCCACCCCGGCGAGGTCGTCGCGGCGATGGGTCCTTCCGGTTCCGGGAAGTCGACGCTGTTGCACTGCCTGGCAGGGATAGTGGCACCCGACTCGGGCTCGATCGTCTACAACGGCCGCGAGATGGCCGGTATGAGCGACGCCGAGCGCAGTCTGCTCAGGCGGTCCGAGTTCGGGTTCGTGTTCCAGTTCGGGCAGCTGGTGTCGGAGCTGACCTGCGTCGAGAACGTGGCCCTTCCCCTGCGGCTCAACGGCATGTCCCGCAAGGAGGCCGAGCGGAACGCGCTCACCCGGATGGAGCGGCTGGAGGTCGACGCCCTCGCGAAGAAGCGTCCCGGTGAGATCTCCGGCGGTCAGGGCCAGCGCGTCGCCGTCGCCCGGGCCCTGGTCACCGATCCGCGCCTGCTGTTCGCCGACGAACCCACCGGCGCCCTCAACTCGCTCAACGGCGAGCGGGTGATGGAGCTGCTCACGGAGGCGGCCCGGTCGACGAACGCGGCGGTTGTGCTGGTGACGCACGAGGCGCGGGTGGCCGCGTACTCCGACCGTGAGGTCGTCGTACGGGACGGGAAGTCCCGGGACATGGAGCGCTCCGTATGA
- a CDS encoding 8-oxo-dGTP diphosphatase, with protein MTLTSMCLCLVTRTTVEGGQEVLLGRKKRGFGAGNIVGLGGHVEAGETPARAAVRELEEESSLVVAESDLRQVARLVFRFPARPAYDQEVAVFATDKAAGTARECDEITPSWYPVDSIPLEAMWDDAKYWIAKTLEGQSVQAEFVFATNCLTVAQARVEAEPLRIDTEM; from the coding sequence ATGACTTTGACTTCGATGTGTTTGTGCCTGGTGACCCGGACTACCGTCGAGGGCGGGCAGGAGGTGCTGCTCGGGCGGAAGAAGCGAGGCTTCGGCGCCGGAAACATCGTGGGCCTCGGCGGTCACGTGGAGGCCGGGGAGACCCCGGCACGTGCGGCGGTGCGTGAGCTGGAGGAAGAGTCCTCGCTGGTTGTGGCTGAGTCAGACCTACGGCAGGTGGCAAGACTCGTCTTCCGATTCCCCGCTCGCCCTGCCTATGACCAGGAGGTGGCGGTGTTCGCCACCGACAAGGCGGCCGGCACCGCACGGGAGTGTGACGAGATCACACCGTCCTGGTACCCAGTGGACTCGATTCCGCTTGAAGCGATGTGGGACGACGCGAAGTACTGGATCGCAAAAACCCTCGAAGGGCAAAGTGTGCAGGCGGAGTTCGTGTTCGCAACTAACTGCCTGACTGTTGCCCAAGCGCGGGTCGAAGCGGAGCCGCTACGGATTGACACAGAGATGTGA
- a CDS encoding MFS transporter: MTRSLPGARGLAALFPSTPARRPVLLMALGSFALGTDAFVISGVLPSLGQDLGVSVGTAGLLITVFAAVYAVAAPFVAVGASRLDRRTILLVALSGFVIANVVAALAPNYSVLMAARVIAALATALFMPAASASAAAIVAPEERGRALTAVLGGITLASALGVPAGTIIASVANWRATFLFVALLSMVALLGLARALPSVPSAGDASIADRARATVIHGVPAILLVSMLTFCGMFALYAYLAWFSRAVGDLNDGAIAGVYLTYGVCGILSNLMTGLLIDRFPPERIALLSSGLLVIIMGLLTLLAFVGSKNAATVVTLFALIVLWSLIGWTLNPALQKCLINAGGQQAQVVLSLSGSAVYAGQAVGSLAGGLALVHGAVSLMLTALGFQVLTVVIVTIWTTRRQSGITALPVIEEPQKGTESEVC; this comes from the coding sequence ATGACGCGATCATTGCCAGGTGCACGAGGTCTCGCAGCGCTCTTTCCTAGCACGCCAGCCCGAAGGCCTGTCCTGTTGATGGCCCTTGGGTCCTTCGCATTGGGCACTGACGCCTTTGTTATCAGCGGTGTCCTGCCTTCGCTCGGACAGGACCTTGGGGTATCAGTCGGCACTGCCGGCCTTCTCATAACCGTGTTCGCCGCTGTCTACGCCGTTGCCGCGCCCTTCGTTGCGGTCGGTGCCAGCCGATTAGACCGTCGGACGATCCTCCTGGTTGCTCTTTCTGGGTTCGTCATCGCCAACGTAGTCGCTGCCTTAGCTCCAAACTATTCAGTTCTGATGGCTGCACGAGTTATCGCTGCCCTAGCAACTGCGCTGTTCATGCCCGCAGCATCTGCCAGCGCCGCAGCCATTGTCGCTCCTGAGGAACGAGGGAGGGCTCTGACGGCCGTTCTCGGCGGGATCACCCTCGCGAGTGCCCTTGGTGTACCTGCGGGCACCATCATTGCCAGTGTTGCGAACTGGCGAGCCACATTCCTTTTCGTCGCCCTACTTAGCATGGTTGCCCTCCTTGGCCTCGCTCGCGCCCTCCCCTCGGTCCCGTCCGCAGGTGACGCCTCCATCGCTGATCGTGCACGCGCGACCGTCATCCATGGCGTACCTGCGATTCTGCTTGTCAGCATGCTGACTTTCTGTGGCATGTTCGCCCTGTACGCCTACCTGGCTTGGTTTTCCCGGGCCGTAGGAGACCTGAATGACGGAGCTATTGCTGGCGTCTACCTGACCTACGGGGTCTGCGGGATACTCTCCAATTTGATGACGGGCTTGCTGATCGACCGTTTTCCGCCAGAGCGAATTGCGTTGCTTTCCTCTGGACTGCTCGTCATCATCATGGGTCTCCTGACACTTCTAGCCTTCGTCGGATCCAAGAACGCTGCCACGGTCGTTACTCTGTTCGCCCTGATCGTGTTGTGGTCTCTGATCGGCTGGACCCTGAATCCCGCGCTGCAGAAATGTCTGATCAACGCGGGTGGGCAGCAAGCACAAGTTGTGCTCTCTCTGTCCGGATCAGCGGTGTACGCCGGGCAGGCCGTCGGTAGTTTGGCTGGCGGCCTTGCCCTCGTCCACGGCGCTGTTTCCCTGATGCTCACAGCATTAGGTTTTCAGGTGCTTACCGTCGTCATAGTGACCATCTGGACGACCCGCCGGCAGAGCGGGATCACAGCGCTGCCTGTCATCGAGGAGCCCCAGAAAGGCACCGAATCGGAGGTGTGCTGA
- a CDS encoding IS701 family transposase, giving the protein MRAGEIAACRGRLEEFAGEVFAPLVRRDQREKGALYLRGLLLEGRRKSMQPMADRLGVDHQQLQQFITSSTWPSDAVRARLAWRAVRVVRPEAWVVDDTGFPKDGTSSPGVARQYSGTLGKVGNCQIGVSVHAASDTASCPLSWRLFLPESWDAPEADGRRNRCRIPDDEHHRPKWQLALEMLDELAGGGLRPAVLVADTGYGANADFRRGLEDRGLAYVLQAKAEMTAHGEAAEPHQPAYSGLGPRPLPRYRTRPVSLREHVLAAGRDQGRTLTWRKGSKAAMSSHFVLVRVRLAGRRPKPAADGTIPLSWLIAQWPEDANEPVQYWISNLPADIPARDLVRIAKLRWRIEHDYRELKTALGLDHFEGRSFAGWHRHVTLVTAAHLFLTEQRRSPKVPARA; this is encoded by the coding sequence ATGAGGGCTGGGGAAATTGCTGCGTGTCGGGGCCGGTTGGAGGAGTTTGCCGGGGAGGTGTTCGCGCCGTTGGTGCGGCGGGATCAGCGTGAGAAGGGCGCCTTGTATCTGCGGGGGCTGCTGCTGGAGGGCCGACGCAAGTCGATGCAGCCGATGGCTGACCGTCTGGGGGTGGACCACCAGCAGCTCCAGCAGTTCATCACCTCCTCCACCTGGCCCTCCGATGCGGTACGAGCCCGGCTGGCATGGCGGGCCGTGCGGGTGGTCCGTCCTGAGGCCTGGGTGGTGGACGACACCGGCTTTCCCAAGGACGGCACCTCCTCGCCCGGTGTGGCCCGGCAGTACTCCGGCACGCTGGGCAAGGTCGGTAACTGCCAGATCGGAGTCAGTGTCCATGCCGCCTCCGACACCGCCTCATGCCCCCTGTCCTGGCGGCTGTTCCTGCCCGAGAGCTGGGATGCACCCGAGGCGGACGGCCGAAGGAACCGCTGCCGCATCCCGGACGACGAACACCACCGCCCCAAGTGGCAGCTCGCCCTGGAGATGCTCGACGAACTCGCCGGAGGCGGCCTGAGGCCCGCCGTGCTGGTCGCGGACACCGGATACGGCGCCAACGCCGACTTCCGCCGCGGCCTGGAAGACCGCGGCCTGGCCTACGTCCTGCAGGCCAAGGCCGAGATGACCGCCCACGGTGAGGCCGCCGAACCCCACCAGCCTGCATACAGCGGACTGGGGCCCAGGCCCCTGCCGCGTTACCGCACCCGGCCGGTGTCCTTGCGTGAGCACGTGCTGGCCGCTGGGCGAGACCAGGGACGGACCCTGACCTGGCGCAAGGGTTCCAAAGCCGCGATGAGCTCGCACTTCGTGCTGGTGCGGGTGCGTCTTGCCGGGCGTCGTCCAAAGCCTGCCGCGGACGGCACGATCCCGCTGAGCTGGCTGATCGCCCAGTGGCCCGAGGACGCAAACGAGCCTGTCCAGTACTGGATCTCGAACCTGCCTGCCGACATTCCCGCCCGCGACCTTGTCCGCATCGCGAAGTTACGGTGGCGCATCGAGCACGACTACCGAGAGCTGAAAACCGCCCTGGGACTGGACCACTTCGAAGGCCGCTCCTTCGCCGGTTGGCACCGACACGTCACCCTCGTCACCGCCGCCCACCTGTTCCTGACCGAACAACGGAGGAGCCCAAAAGTCCCTGCCAGGGCCTGA
- a CDS encoding thymidylate synthase: MNTFASFHEAFHYLVELVFKEGSKVPGPQSRTSIGSDFGESRKATYEVISPTVKILDPRNRLLPGGCRRTNLGFAFANYLWALTPGAEASQVISYNERGRDFTDEKGSLVCGLSKRLIGDGSQSPLKDLIDLMKRDINTRRAYIGFVYPSDLRDEPRDFSCFGSMQFLHRHGRLDCIASMRSQSILGVMPYDIALLTMVQETVANELDLDLGSYYHHCGSLHYYSSEESQIRSILNCEGVIEAMSPMPAQTPLSEDSVLIAAEKTLRESGHIDADRLEPYWLNIFKSMKSSLKSDKGLEW, translated from the coding sequence ATGAACACATTCGCGTCGTTTCACGAAGCCTTTCACTATCTCGTAGAACTCGTCTTCAAAGAGGGGAGTAAGGTCCCTGGCCCACAATCTCGAACCTCAATCGGTTCCGATTTCGGGGAGTCCAGAAAAGCGACATACGAAGTGATCTCTCCGACAGTGAAGATACTCGATCCGAGAAACCGCCTCCTCCCGGGCGGTTGCCGGCGGACGAACCTTGGATTCGCTTTTGCCAACTATCTGTGGGCCCTGACGCCAGGTGCTGAAGCGAGTCAGGTGATCTCCTACAATGAGCGAGGAAGGGATTTCACCGATGAAAAAGGAAGCCTCGTATGTGGTCTTTCGAAGAGGTTAATTGGCGATGGATCCCAGTCGCCATTGAAAGATTTGATTGACCTCATGAAGAGGGACATCAACACTCGTCGGGCATACATTGGATTCGTATACCCCTCTGATCTCCGTGACGAGCCGCGAGACTTCTCATGTTTTGGTTCCATGCAATTCCTGCATAGGCATGGGCGACTTGACTGCATTGCGTCCATGCGTTCTCAATCCATCCTCGGAGTGATGCCCTACGACATAGCGCTCCTCACTATGGTTCAAGAAACGGTCGCGAACGAGCTCGACCTCGACCTGGGGTCCTACTACCACCACTGCGGGTCACTGCACTACTATTCAAGCGAGGAAAGTCAAATCCGCAGCATCCTCAACTGCGAGGGTGTGATTGAGGCTATGTCCCCCATGCCGGCTCAGACACCGCTCAGCGAAGACAGTGTGCTGATTGCTGCAGAGAAGACCCTAAGGGAATCCGGACATATCGATGCGGATCGACTGGAACCATATTGGCTCAATATCTTTAAGTCGATGAAATCTTCACTGAAATCTGATAAAGGATTAGAGTGGTAG
- a CDS encoding GP88 family protein produces MKRDIPSELEIRRRAQYLARQKSLPILEIVTPSLAPGLEQGNIKTGFSGKHIGRILVWNLPTLRTCPGASGWCASNCYNGDTSGEIEFNRPLWYANELHARDNPQALGRLILQQIADESKGVSPSVVATRVHSSGDFFSSAYISMWRDISSAVPQHLFWAYTRSWAVPELLPALDELREVSNFQLFASVDHSMPEPPTGWRVSRVKDPRSPKADPVTSSSVRQIACPEEYREGINCANCRFCLLPRIGDVTFNVH; encoded by the coding sequence ATGAAACGGGACATACCATCGGAACTGGAAATTCGGCGAAGAGCTCAGTACCTGGCACGCCAGAAGAGCTTACCCATCCTTGAGATCGTCACTCCATCCCTTGCGCCTGGCCTTGAGCAAGGAAACATTAAGACAGGTTTCTCGGGGAAGCATATAGGGCGCATCCTCGTATGGAACCTGCCCACCTTACGCACATGCCCGGGTGCGAGCGGTTGGTGTGCCAGTAACTGTTACAACGGGGACACAAGTGGCGAGATCGAATTCAACAGGCCCCTGTGGTATGCGAACGAACTCCACGCTCGTGACAACCCGCAAGCTCTCGGCAGGTTAATCCTGCAGCAGATAGCGGATGAGTCGAAAGGAGTATCTCCCTCAGTAGTGGCCACCAGAGTGCACTCATCTGGTGATTTCTTCAGCAGCGCCTACATCTCCATGTGGCGAGATATTAGCAGTGCAGTGCCTCAGCATCTGTTCTGGGCTTATACGAGATCTTGGGCAGTCCCTGAGTTACTACCGGCACTTGATGAGCTTCGAGAAGTGTCCAACTTCCAGCTCTTCGCCTCTGTCGATCACTCTATGCCTGAACCTCCTACAGGTTGGCGTGTGAGTCGCGTGAAGGACCCGCGGTCACCCAAAGCCGATCCAGTCACATCCTCAAGCGTAAGACAGATCGCTTGCCCTGAAGAGTACAGAGAAGGTATCAACTGCGCCAATTGTAGGTTCTGCCTGTTGCCGAGAATCGGGGATGTCACTTTCAATGTTCACTGA